TAATGAAAGTTTTCGAGTGATCTGTGATTTTTCTCGTATTGGATTTTTACGTTAAAATCTTGatggttatatatatatggctGGTTGTTGATGGGGGCtcaattaattttggttgatttagTTTCGGAGGAGAAATCGATCATGGATTGGGTTTAGTTTGTAGTGAATTATTATCCCCGGTTCTCCCTGACATTTCATATTGGCTGGTTCAAGCTCAACATCATCCTCgagagaagaaaagtcaaattatCCCCGGTTCACCAAACAATATCGCGGAATATATACGTACATATAACATGTATATTAACGTCTGCGCTGGGAGGAAGCTTCCGCCTCTCATCCCTCTCCTCTTGCCCCCCGCTCCTTTGTTTAATGCGGTGCACGAGAGAACAAATTCAAAAGCCTCGCTATCTGCTCTTTTCTTCGCAGGGGATTCCCGCTCCTCCCTCCTTTTTCGACcgttttctttgtttctctctccGCTGCTCTCCGTTGTGGGTTCATAATCTTTGGACATAATTGACCTGGCTTTTGCTTGTAATTATCAGATGAAAGAAGAGAGAACATATTCTCTTAAATTTAGTAAGGTGGATAAGCTTGAAAAGAGAGCCATGTCGGTCCTTGCAACCCACTAATTGGAGGCATGATTGGACGGAAAATGCTCTATGGAGTGAAGTGGCTGATCACGATCTTTCAATACATGCAACAGAAACCGCGTGCGCTGTTGTTTGTAGAATTACAGCTGCGATTTCAAGTTGAAAAGAAGAATCTGTTTCGTCACTGCTAGCGCCCAACAGTCCTTGCTCAGGCAACGCGTAGACAAAGCTTCCGAGCTCTTATTGAACGTTCATTCTAAATCATCTCTCTTTTTACAAAGAATAACACGATTTTCCCACGTAGACAAAGGAACCGAACAAAGTTGTGGAGAGGGTGTGCTGCTTTCTGGAGAGTGGATCAGGATTCCCAACCTTTTTGGGCGACACAAATGGAGCAGTTCATCCGTCCAGTATCCCACAATCATCCGCCATGGACGCCTTCGACCACGACTGCAGTGACTCCTCCGCTCCCTCATGGCGTCTCAGCCCCACCAAGTTCCGCCTCCCTCCTcgcgaccaccaccaccaccaccccagCTCTCGCTTCTCCTGCCGCCACCTTCTCCCTGCTTCGAGTATGTATCTCCATCTACGCCGGTTTTCCGTGCAAGTGAAACTGCCTCCATCGTAGCATCAATCCTAGCTTTTTCTCCACTTCTTTTTCGTTGCTTATTCGCCATTGCATGACTGATGCCTAATCTGAGCATCTCCTGTTACACTTCATCTGTACGTCACTACACTTGGTACGTTCGGTAACGACGCCCCCTTGGAAAAAATCCTATGCTTTTGACATTTTCGCTGATTGACGGAAATTAGCGTGCTGTGTCCTGTCTACATCATTCTCTGGCAACTTCTCTGGCGAGAGCGCCACCATGTCTGGGATCGACCTACTTTTACTTGGTCCGCGCTTTTGTATGTATGGATGGATGGATGACTGTATGTATgtatggatggatggatggatggatggatgacTTTTTGGGCTACATTCATTGCTTCACCACTATGGTGGTGTTGAATTGCTTCTATAACGCTCATTTTCATTGGGTCGAATTTGGTTCATTTGTATTGCTTCTATTCGCTGAGCATGACCTCACCttggagggttttttttttcccctggtCATTTTCTTCCAGCCGGAGGTGTCGATCAACACAAACACAGATGGAAAGTTACCTAAGTCTAACTTGTTGCTTCTTTAGACCTTCTACACCCATCGCAGTGCATCCTTTCAACTTAGCTTTCTGTAAAGACCCACAAAAGTGAGCGGTATGGGGGAAGTCATTCTGTAAGCATCATATAATGAAATGGAAATTGAGTAGGTTTAGGATGTGTTTTTACCTAGGCAAATAGTAACTTGATtgtattcttttgttctctgaaacaaaaaaataacaaaaatccgtatgataacttttttgttcttagaataaatttggaatataatcaagaaatagaaaacaattgcttcttcattttcaagagtaattccaaaatcaagtcaaattttcctttttttccctcttttcttttattcttttattcttttctcttcttcttcctcattgcccGTCGTTGGCCACAATGATGGTCGATGATCGGCTGCACATGAGGTCTAGTGAGCTCGTCGAAGCCTCCCTAGGCCAAGGTGAGGTTGAGTCTCATTGATGATTGGGCAAGCTTGCCTAGCCCCTAGCAAAGCTTGACCTTTCCTAGTCAGCatgaggttggcctcacccTAGTGTagcaagggttggcctcgccacTAGCTGTGGTGAGACTAGCCTAgctaggctagggcgaggctGGCTAGGGTGTTGGccgggtgaggtcgagcctcctTGATTCTCGCCTAGCCGATTGCCGGCCGTTGTTGTGGTCGGCGATTGACCATAGTAGAAGAgggatggaaaaagaaaaagaaaaaaagagaaaaatataataaaaatatttaaaagttaatagaaattctaattcacaaaagaacttgagattttaccaaacacatttcttttcCGGAGgttataatttttgaatagttaccaaacactttTAAATGTTTAGAAACTTATCCAGTAAAATGATTACTAAACACACTCTGAGTGACATGTAATGGTTACACTCACTCCGGTCAAATTCAGCTCATAGTGTTGGGGAGTCAAGTTATATCATAGAATGTTATTGTACTTTCCACCTGACGGGCTACTTTTTGATTTACGTGTGAACCTTCTTTATTGGGGTCCTCGGTGCTCAGATTGTATTATATAATTTCCATTCAGGGAAAGAGCGCAAGCTAGCAGAATATTACAAGAAACAGGAAAGCCTTTTGAAGGGTACAATGAGATAGAGGCCATGACTGAGTCAGGGGTTTTCCCGGAAGCCTGACTGAGGTAGATTCTCTACAGCTCACACCTTCGTACATTTCATTAGTTGCAGACCTGAGGATTGTGCATTCTTAATCCTAAAAAAGGAGATTCTTCAGTATATCGAGATGTTTCTCCACGTAGTAGCTCTCGAAGCAAGAGAAACAATCGTGGAGATCTGTTTACAACTTTTATGTAAATTGGAAACTAAACAGGAGTTTATGACATTATATTTCAAGTTTTCTAGAAGAAATCGCTTCTGATTAGTGAATTGCATTTTGTAGGATGAAATGAAGCAGCTCGCTAAGAGTGAAAGATTTGCAATCCATATTTCAAACTTGGCAAATATTGTGCTTTTCATAGCAAAGGTCTACGCTTGTGTTGAGAGCCGATCACTGGCAGTCATTGCCTCAACAATGGATTCATTCTTAGATCTACTATCAGGTCTTATTTTGTGGTTCACGGCAAATTCTATGAGGAACCCAAATTATTACCATTACCCCATTGGTAAGAAGCGGATGCAACCAGTGGTACGTTCCCCTGCCTccttagtaaaaaaaatttgtcgaTGATCCATGGGTAACCATTCTACTTGAATCCGACTTTTCTTTGCTCCCACTAAATTTCACTATCTTCAGCTAGTCTCATGACTATAACTTGATTTTGCTGTCCTGCCTTCTTTCTGTTTGTCATGTAGCTTGATTTACGATGGCATGCTCGTTATTCGATAGCTTCAGCTAGCTAAATTTTATGTGAGACTTCAAAAATACTGTGATGATGCATGGCTTAGTTGAATTACATCACCAAATTATAGTCAATATCCCTTTGACTCAATAGTTAACTCACCGAAGAAGGCAGTGTCAGATATAGTTTTGTATAAAGGAGAAACCAGTGAGGAGGAAAAATAAGACCCTGTCCTTTTAGAAACTCGGAGCTAATGACCCCAATATTACCAAAACGAAATTCTAAAATTTCTCCATCAGAATAATATGTGTTGATGTAATCGATCTTTGTGATTAAGCTACGAGTGTAATGGTATTGACGGCTTGAGAATGCAGGGTATTATTATCTTTGCCTCCGTGATGGCAACTCTTGGCTTACAAATCCTGTTGGAGTCTGTTCGAGATCTCATCTCCCAGGCGAGTGATCTTTCTGTTGTCTGCTTTGTCGTGTCACTTGCAAACAAATTCATACCGTGGCTGGTATAGATTTGTTTGCAGAGTAGTTTGAAGGGGAGAACTTTAGGTTTTCTAATGAGCTAACGTTAATGGAAAGTCTCCTCTTGGGACCTGGATATTCTAATCTTACTTGTACCGTTTCACCTTACATTAAGAGGTTATAAACttctttcttctaatttttttttttttcaattagatACCGTTAGAAATTTGTGGAAATAAAAATGTTGTTGCATCACAGATTGACCTATTGGTTCACTTGCCACCTTAATAGTAACCAATTGTTTTAACCAGGCACACTTAAAATACAGTAAATAAAATTTAGACTATCGTCTTTTTTCTCCAGTTCACTCATCTTATCACATTATATTTCAATCAAAATCTACATGCAGTCACAACCAAAAACTGATCGAGAGAAGGAGATGTGGATGATTGGAATTATGGTTTCTGTTACAGCAGTGAAGTTTGCCCTTATGGTTTATTGTCGAAGATTCAAGAATGAAATTGTCAGAGCATATGCTCAAGATCATCTTTTTGATGTTATAACTAATTCTGTCGGTTTGGTGGCGGCTGTCCTATCTATCCGCTACTATTGGTGGATAGATCCAGTTGGAGCTATAATAGTAAGTTCATCTTGAGCAGTCCTacttttagtttttcaattgCGTGTTTCTGACTATTATAGAATTACTATCCCCCCTCCATCCTATCAATAGGTTTATGTGGGGCACAACTTTTCTAAGCCAATTTTTTACATACTCCGCAGATAGCATTATATACCATGACCACGTGGGCAAGAACGGTGATTGAGAATGTACGGGCGCTTGTTGGAAGAGCGGCCCCACCTGAATTTATAGCAAAGTTGACATATCTCATTTGGAACCACTGTGAAGAGATCAAGCACATTGACACGGTGAGAGCTTACTCTATTGGTTCTCTTTACTTCGCGGAGGTCGACATAGTATTGCCTGAAGACATGCACTTGAAAAAAGCCCACAATATCGGGGAAACACTTCAGGAGAAGCTTGAGCGATTGCCCAAAGTTGAGCGAGCTTTCGTCCATGTTGATTTTGAGTTTACTCACAGGCCAGAGCACGAGAATAAAGTAAGAGGTTGATGATCATATGTGACCATTTAGATTTGGGTCGCAACTCCCTTTTCTTATTCCGTTTATAATACTGCTTCTACTTGCATTGGAAGGACAAGCCCATGCAAAAGCATCTTATACCGACTGACATGTACTGAAGATCGATGTTTGGTTAAAAGAATGTTGAGAATTACTTGTGAAATAATGCGCTATCactttcttctttcattgtGATGACTGAACTACCTTCAGAGAAAGATGCTTGAATCTTCCCTTTCCCAAGACCATAGCTTTTTCCTCCAGGGAAGCATTCTTCCCAGCCCCAGTGCTTCTGTGTAATAACTCTACAACTTTCTCGATACAAAGAATGCCACTCTTATCCAAGCGTCCTAGGTGGGAATTGTCAAAAGGGTTGAGCCTTGGGGTGGTACAAACGGTCCTACGGtgaaattttactatcaaattgctgATGCGTCATTCTCTTCGATAAATTAAGtacaaaatgacatcattttcggTGATGACGTGGCTATATAAACACAAAACGACTTCATTTTGCTTCCGGATTCGGatctttaaataaataataattaaataaattaaaagaactattaaaaaagaagaagcaatagCAGCGTTTGACAAGGGTTGTGTAGACCCTTGCCATTGCTGCCCCACCATTGCTGGCAAGGGCCAACAATGTGTGGGGTGGGGGTCGGTCGGGATTGTCGAGCCTTAGGCAAGGGCTAGGGGCCGACGGCCCTTCACTGAATTTGGAGGAGGGTTGCGACCCTACCTAGGGCTCGATGACCCTGGTTGACTCTTTCCCATTGTAGTTGGCAGTGGTGGGGCAACGATGGCAAGGGCTGTACAGGCCCTCGTTGAACATTGCacatgtttttattattttttattattttttaataataaattttggttattttaatttattttaataaatatatacattaaaatttgatttttgagacaaaatgacgttgttttgatCTTTGTTGCTGATTCAACTTTCTAATGTGTCATGTAAATCACTCATATTATTGAAAATGCGACATCGGATTTCCGGCCACTATCACTGGATTTAacacttaaatatcatttttttaaagtgatacttaagtgtacattttggaaattttggtacttaaatgtccatttgtgccaaattttggTATTTGTGCTGTACTTTAGCGTGTGTTTGGTGGCCTTTCCTCCTACATGAACATGAGGAAACCATATTACACAATTTGAGGATTGAACCGCATGAGCTTCATAAGGAATATGCACGgcacaagttttttttcttgggcTACCATACTAAGCTAATCACAAACGGTGTCGTCAAATGAGCTTTCTACACCTCCTAATTAATCCGCTTGCTTTCTCTGAAGAATCAGTCTGGCACAGTTTTTCTTTAAGTAGATAGCTAGGAGAGTAAGGGTGACGTTTGATATGAGGTTTAGAATCTATAGATGTGACCAAATTGCCAATGCTGCACTTCATTATGTGTGCGCATGGAGGTCATATGCTTTGTTACATACATATGTAGACACATATACAAATCTATGAATAATACAAATGTGCAAATATGGGGCAAGTGGCTCTAGGGTAGATGCTAGAAATATCAAGACCCCATGATAAAACTTGTTCATAACTGAAGATGGGACATTAAGCATCTAACAAATCAACTACATGATGCTCCAAAGTTCACATAACTTCAAATTTATAACTTAATCAGTTCAATGAGACGATAATGAGTCTGAATACTATCGGAGCATCCCAAACGATTACACGCGAaatctttctccctttcttcgTTTTCTCCTTGTTCTGTGCTGGTTTcaatgacttcttcttcttcttgttgtttttttttttttttttaattattatttttttgggtcagatgGCTTCCATGACTTCAACGCGTATCATATGACATGTGAAGGAAAATGAAGGCGGGCTGAGTTGGGCCATCACTATGACATCTGCAGATCGAGACCTCTTAGAAGATGTGGAGCCACGTGCTAGGTCCTTCGTATCGGCAGATTTAAACTCAACATCCttagagaagaaaagacaaactatcaaattaatttttgtttcacaAACGAGAGTACCTTTCAGTTGCCAAAAcaacaagaaagagaaggaggaggagaagaagagaagccaCCTCATAACTACAATCTTCCATGGTTAAAAAGAGAGCCGTATCTATTATTTACTTGcctagaaagaaaagaagaagaagaagaagaagaaaagccaCCTCATAACTACAATCTTCCATGGTTAAAAAGAGTGCCATATCTATTATTTACTTGCTTTTTAAGTAAAGTCCACGCCCCCTCACAAATCTTCTAGTACAAGGAACCCAGTCCCGTGAAACGCGCCGGCGTTGCTGCTTTTCCATCTCGAATATATTCAGTGCACCTTGCGTCAATATAAGTTCGTTTGCGCAATTGAGAATTGACACGTCACAGCCACCGTCTCTCCGGCCACCGTAGAATCCACCGTCTCCATCTTCGACACCCACCTCCCCCACCACCGTGGCGTCAATATGTTATTGGCTCAGAGTGGGAAAAAGAATGCACGCCGCGTCAATGCTCGCGTTTTCTCGCTGCCGGCCATTCCACCCTCCTCGCCCTGTTATCGTCTCGCGCAACTTCGGGGCACGGGTTAAAGAGATGGAGCTTCGAGGAAGCTTCCGCCTCTCCTTCCTCGCCgccccctccctccttcctcctccatccGCTTTGTTTAATGTGTACCAGAAGTCGGAACAAAGTCAAAAGCTTGCTCCCCTCTGCTTTTCGCGGGGATATATACAATTGCACGCACGCATCCAAACCAAAGCGGTGGTGGAGAGGTGTGGTGGCTTTCTGAAAAAGTGTATCAGGAATCGCGGCATATGGAGCACACAAGGCTTCCTCTCACCGAcgatcctcctccttcctccatgGACGTCTTCGGTgacgacgacgacaacgacTCCTCCTCCGCTCCCTCATGGCGTCTCCGCCTCACCGAGTTCCGCCTCCCTCCCCGCGACCCCCACGAGCCCCACTCTCGCTTCTCCTGCCGCCGCCTATTCTCTGCTCCGAGTATGTATCTATTTCCCTCTACGGCGCTTTTGACATTTTCGCtgattgatggaaattgacGAGCTGCGTCCTGTATATATCATTCTCTGTCAACTTCTCTTGCGAAAGCGCCACCATGTCTGTGACCGGCCTGCTTCTACTTGGTCCGTGATTTTGTGTGTATGTAGGGTTGACTTTTTGGGCTTGGTCCGCCTTG
The window above is part of the Eucalyptus grandis isolate ANBG69807.140 chromosome 6, ASM1654582v1, whole genome shotgun sequence genome. Proteins encoded here:
- the LOC104451038 gene encoding LOW QUALITY PROTEIN: metal tolerance protein 9 (The sequence of the model RefSeq protein was modified relative to this genomic sequence to represent the inferred CDS: inserted 2 bases in 2 codons) is translated as MDAFDHDCSDSSAPSWRLSPTKFRLPPRDHHHHHPSSRFSCRHLLPASTCCVLSTSFSGNFSGESATMSGIDLLLLGPRFCMYGWMDDWKERKLAEYYKKQESLLKGXNEIEAMTESGVXPGSLTEDEMKQLAKSERFAIHISNLANIVLFIAKVYACVESRSLAVIASTMDSFLDLLSGLILWFTANSMRNPNYYHYPIGKKRMQPVGIIIFASVMATLGLQILLESVRDLISQSQPKTDREKEMWMIGIMVSVTAVKFALMVYCRRFKNEIVRAYAQDHLFDVITNSVGLVAAVLSIRYYWWIDPVGAIIIALYTMTTWARTVIENVRALVGRAAPPEFIAKLTYLIWNHCEEIKHIDTVRAYSIGSLYFAEVDIVLPEDMHLKKAHNIGETLQEKLERLPKVERAFVHVDFEFTHRPEHENKVRG